One Methylomonas sp. LL1 DNA window includes the following coding sequences:
- a CDS encoding NAD(P)/FAD-dependent oxidoreductase has protein sequence MDTMDADVLIIGAGPAGSVAARMLKLLGRRVVVLEKERFPRFSIGESLLPQCMEFLEQAEMLEPVTAEGFQFKNGAAFSHAGKLTEFDFTEKFTPGWGTTYQVPRGRFDQILANSAEQAGVPIHYQHSIVAADFDTPGRARLTSVDKNGGQRDWTASMVLDASGFGRVLPRLLDLETPSSLAPRRALFTHIEDKIAVDNYDRNKILIAIHPKFHEVWYWLIPFSNGRSSLGVVMPQGFTDDRTGDPLQILREIVMEEPRLAELLSNSNFDTPTNQIGGYSANVKQLQGQGFVLLGNAGEFLDPVFSSGVSIALKSASLAVPLVDRQLQGQEVDWQVEYEQTLRQGIEVFRAYVDAWYAGSFQRIIFEQRQLANIKAMISAILAGYAWDRTNPLTQRCAQKIEAIADLCPPL, from the coding sequence ATGGACACAATGGATGCGGATGTATTGATTATTGGTGCTGGCCCGGCCGGCAGCGTCGCCGCGCGGATGCTGAAACTGCTTGGGCGGCGAGTCGTGGTACTGGAGAAGGAACGCTTCCCGCGTTTTTCGATCGGAGAAAGCCTGCTGCCGCAATGCATGGAATTTCTGGAACAGGCCGAAATGCTGGAGCCGGTGACGGCGGAAGGCTTCCAGTTCAAAAACGGCGCGGCATTTTCGCATGCCGGCAAACTGACGGAATTTGATTTCACCGAAAAATTCACGCCCGGCTGGGGCACCACTTATCAAGTTCCTCGCGGCCGTTTCGATCAGATTCTGGCCAATAGCGCCGAACAAGCAGGAGTGCCGATTCACTATCAACACAGCATCGTGGCGGCCGACTTCGATACGCCGGGCCGGGCCCGCTTGACCAGTGTCGACAAAAACGGCGGGCAGCGCGACTGGACCGCGTCGATGGTACTGGATGCCAGCGGATTCGGCCGAGTATTGCCGCGCTTGCTCGATCTGGAGACACCGTCTTCTCTGGCGCCGCGCCGCGCATTGTTCACTCACATCGAGGACAAGATAGCCGTCGACAATTATGATCGTAACAAGATACTGATCGCCATTCATCCCAAGTTCCATGAAGTCTGGTATTGGCTGATTCCGTTCAGCAACGGCAGAAGTTCGCTGGGCGTGGTGATGCCGCAAGGTTTTACGGATGACCGAACCGGCGATCCCTTGCAAATATTGCGCGAAATTGTGATGGAGGAGCCTCGCTTGGCGGAACTGTTAAGCAACAGTAACTTCGATACTCCAACCAATCAAATCGGCGGCTATTCGGCCAATGTCAAACAGCTGCAAGGCCAAGGCTTTGTGTTGCTAGGCAATGCCGGCGAATTCCTGGACCCGGTGTTTTCGTCCGGCGTGAGCATTGCCTTGAAATCGGCGTCCCTGGCCGTACCGCTGGTCGACAGGCAATTGCAAGGCCAGGAAGTGGACTGGCAAGTTGAGTATGAACAAACCTTGCGGCAAGGTATCGAGGTATTTCGAGCTTATGTCGACGCCTGGTATGCCGGAAGTTTCCAGCGCATCATCTTCGAACAGCGTCAATTGGCCAATATCAAGGCCATGATCAGTGCCATCCTGGCCGGCTATGCCTGGGACCGGACCAATCCGCTCACACAACGTTGCGCGCAAAAAATCGAGGCTATCGCCGACCTATGTCCGCCGTTGTGA
- a CDS encoding beta-ketoacyl-ACP synthase, with protein MYLQDLGIICALGANKADVLTAWLAGRRIQPAPAGWLASDIPAFGVQTELPSIPQNLHQYACRNNRMLLAALKQIERSIAAAIAAYGSERMGLVIGTSTSGIAEGEHAVNVLCKTGQMPSGYHYKQQELGGAVEFLVRYLGIKGPAYTVSTTCSSSANALASARRLIRLGLCDAVLVGGADSLCRTTLEGFAALGALSKTDCNPFSKNRNGTVLGEGAALFLMTREPANLALLGVGTSSDAYHISAPRPDGSCARAAMLAALKDADLAAGQVDYINLHGTATWQNDAMESLAVGQLFGNITACGSSKPATGHCLGAAGAIEAALCCLILSDLNPNRCLPPHLWDGEADPEMPELGLVSLEKTRPNSLQYCLSNSFSFGGNNVSLLIGHS; from the coding sequence TTGTATTTACAAGACTTAGGCATAATCTGCGCCCTGGGTGCCAACAAAGCCGATGTGTTGACGGCATGGCTGGCGGGCCGGCGCATTCAACCGGCACCGGCTGGCTGGCTGGCTTCAGATATTCCCGCATTCGGCGTACAAACCGAGTTGCCTTCTATCCCGCAAAATCTGCATCAGTATGCCTGCCGCAACAACCGCATGCTGTTGGCGGCTCTGAAACAGATCGAGCGGTCGATAGCCGCGGCCATCGCGGCTTACGGTTCCGAGCGCATGGGCTTGGTAATCGGCACCAGCACCTCGGGCATCGCCGAGGGCGAACATGCCGTTAATGTATTGTGTAAAACCGGGCAAATGCCGTCCGGCTACCATTACAAGCAACAGGAGCTGGGAGGGGCCGTGGAATTTCTGGTTCGCTATCTGGGCATTAAAGGCCCGGCCTACACGGTTTCGACCACCTGTTCTTCCAGCGCCAATGCCTTGGCCTCGGCTCGCCGCTTAATACGCTTGGGCTTATGCGATGCGGTGTTGGTGGGCGGCGCGGACAGCCTATGCAGAACCACGCTAGAAGGCTTTGCCGCGTTGGGCGCGCTGAGCAAGACCGACTGCAATCCATTCAGCAAAAACCGCAACGGCACTGTGCTCGGCGAGGGCGCGGCGCTGTTTTTGATGACTCGGGAACCGGCGAATTTAGCCCTGTTGGGAGTCGGGACCAGTTCGGATGCCTATCATATTTCCGCGCCACGCCCGGATGGCAGTTGCGCCCGCGCGGCAATGCTGGCCGCGCTAAAGGACGCCGACCTGGCTGCTGGACAAGTGGATTACATCAATCTACACGGCACGGCCACTTGGCAAAACGACGCGATGGAAAGCCTGGCCGTCGGCCAATTATTCGGAAACATCACCGCTTGCGGCTCGAGCAAACCGGCTACCGGCCATTGCCTGGGCGCGGCCGGCGCGATCGAAGCGGCCTTGTGTTGTCTGATTCTGTCCGACTTGAACCCAAACCGGTGCTTGCCTCCGCACCTTTGGGATGGCGAAGCCGATCCCGAAATGCCGGAGCTTGGACTGGTATCGCTGGAAAAAACCCGGCCAAATTCGCTACAATATTGCCTTAGCAACTCATTTTCTTTCGGCGGCAACAATGTGTCTTTGCTCATCGGGCACTCATGA
- a CDS encoding ApeP family dehydratase, with amino-acid sequence MPQSRSMVLLDRMLEVGDDHIVVELTVREDGLFSRSDHTVPAWVGLEYMAQAIAAFSGYHRKCLGQEIELGFLLGTRHYQCSVDHFDCGVHLKVRAEKIIEAANDMSVFACDIKGDSIHATSTLNVLLPKDSKEFLAGKGI; translated from the coding sequence TTGCCTCAATCCCGGTCAATGGTACTGCTGGATAGAATGCTTGAGGTGGGAGATGACCATATCGTGGTGGAACTTACCGTGCGCGAGGATGGCTTGTTTTCCCGTTCCGACCATACCGTGCCCGCCTGGGTGGGCCTGGAATACATGGCGCAAGCCATTGCCGCGTTTTCCGGCTACCACAGAAAATGCCTGGGCCAGGAGATAGAATTGGGCTTTTTATTAGGCACCCGTCACTACCAATGCTCGGTCGACCATTTCGACTGCGGTGTTCACTTGAAGGTGAGGGCCGAAAAAATCATTGAGGCAGCCAACGATATGTCGGTGTTCGCCTGCGACATCAAGGGTGATAGTATCCACGCCACATCGACGCTAAACGTGTTATTACCCAAGGACTCAAAAGAATTTCTCGCCGGAAAAGGAATATGA
- the fabG gene encoding 3-oxoacyl-ACP reductase FabG has translation MKQKTILVTGSSRGIGRAIALRLAREGYNIVVHCRGRMDEALQVQGTIIGMGRQSRVLKFDLSDRNAAQAILETDIQAHGAYYGVVCNAGLTRDNAFPAMSGEDWDLVLHSNLDGFYNVLYPLIMPMIQRRKPGRIVTLSSTSGLIGNRGQVNYSAAKAGIIGASKALAVELAKRNITVNCVAPGLIETDMLDGLPLDEIIPAIPARRMGTPDEVAALVAFLMSDDAAYITRQVISVNGGLC, from the coding sequence ATGAAGCAAAAAACCATCCTGGTCACCGGCTCCAGCCGGGGCATAGGCCGCGCCATCGCCTTGCGTCTGGCCCGTGAAGGATACAACATCGTGGTGCATTGCCGCGGCCGCATGGACGAAGCCTTGCAAGTACAAGGCACCATCATCGGGATGGGCCGGCAAAGCCGCGTACTCAAATTCGACCTGTCCGACCGCAACGCGGCCCAAGCGATACTCGAAACCGACATCCAGGCGCATGGCGCCTATTACGGCGTGGTATGCAATGCCGGACTGACCCGCGACAACGCCTTTCCGGCCATGAGCGGCGAGGATTGGGATCTGGTGCTGCATTCCAATCTGGACGGCTTTTACAACGTGCTGTATCCCTTGATCATGCCGATGATACAGCGCCGAAAACCGGGCCGCATCGTCACCTTGTCCTCGACCTCCGGATTAATCGGCAATCGGGGCCAAGTCAACTACAGCGCGGCCAAGGCCGGCATCATCGGCGCCAGCAAGGCGCTGGCGGTGGAACTGGCCAAACGCAACATCACGGTTAATTGCGTGGCTCCCGGACTGATAGAAACCGACATGCTGGACGGCCTGCCGTTGGACGAAATCATCCCGGCCATCCCGGCCAGGCGCATGGGTACTCCCGACGAGGTGGCCGCGCTAGTGGCGTTCCTGATGTCCGACGATGCCGCCTACATCACCCGCCAAGTCATTTCGGTGAATGGGGGCTTATGTTGA
- a CDS encoding beta-ketoacyl-ACP synthase: protein MLSRRVVVTGMAGFSPIGNDWERIHASLLAKRSGIRYLPDWEKYNGLLTRLGAPVENFELPAHYTRKNTRSMGRVSLLATRATELALIDAGLLGDPIVSSGRTGVAYGSSVGSTPAIADFGKMLINQDIGNLNATTYLKMMGHTSTANVALFFQVRGRVIPSVSACTSGSQGVGFAYEAIKFGLQDVMLAGGAEELCPTEAATFDALYATSTRNDTPELTPRPFDRDRDGLVIGEGGCTLVLEELQHALQRGANIYAEVAGFATNADGTHVTQPNAETMQIVMRLALEDAAISPADIAYISAHGTATEQGDIAESHATWAVFGSGTPISSLKSYTGHTLGACGALEAMVSIRMMRENWFHPTLNLDHPDPRCAELDYITGDGRRIESEYVMSNNFAFGGVNTSLVFRRWKT from the coding sequence ATGTTGAGCCGGCGGGTAGTGGTTACCGGCATGGCCGGTTTTTCGCCGATCGGTAACGATTGGGAGCGGATACACGCCTCTTTGCTGGCCAAACGTTCGGGCATACGCTACCTGCCCGACTGGGAAAAATACAACGGCCTGCTGACCCGCCTGGGCGCACCGGTGGAAAATTTCGAGCTGCCCGCCCATTACACCCGCAAAAACACCCGCAGCATGGGCCGGGTATCCTTGCTGGCAACCCGCGCCACCGAACTGGCCTTGATCGATGCCGGCCTGCTGGGCGATCCTATCGTCAGCAGCGGGCGTACCGGCGTGGCCTACGGTTCATCGGTCGGTTCGACCCCAGCCATTGCCGATTTCGGCAAAATGCTGATCAATCAGGACATCGGCAACCTCAACGCCACCACCTATCTGAAGATGATGGGGCATACCAGCACCGCCAATGTGGCCTTGTTTTTCCAGGTACGCGGCCGGGTCATCCCCTCCGTCAGCGCCTGCACTTCGGGCAGCCAGGGCGTGGGTTTTGCCTACGAAGCGATTAAGTTCGGCTTGCAGGATGTGATGCTGGCCGGCGGCGCGGAAGAGCTATGCCCGACCGAGGCGGCCACCTTCGACGCGCTGTACGCCACCAGCACGCGTAACGACACGCCCGAACTCACGCCGCGCCCATTCGACCGCGACCGCGACGGCTTGGTGATAGGCGAAGGCGGCTGCACCCTGGTACTGGAGGAACTGCAACATGCCTTGCAACGCGGCGCGAACATTTATGCCGAAGTTGCCGGTTTCGCCACCAATGCCGACGGCACCCACGTGACTCAGCCCAACGCGGAAACCATGCAGATAGTCATGCGTCTGGCTTTGGAGGATGCTGCAATATCGCCGGCCGACATCGCCTATATCAGTGCCCACGGCACCGCCACCGAACAGGGCGACATCGCCGAAAGCCACGCCACCTGGGCCGTATTCGGTTCAGGCACGCCTATCAGCAGCTTGAAAAGCTATACCGGCCACACACTGGGCGCTTGCGGCGCCTTGGAAGCCATGGTCAGCATTCGGATGATGCGGGAAAACTGGTTTCACCCCACTCTCAATCTCGACCATCCCGATCCGCGCTGCGCCGAATTGGACTACATCACCGGCGACGGCCGCCGGATCGAGTCCGAATATGTGATGAGCAATAATTTTGCCTTCGGAGGCGTCAACACCTCACTGGTTTTTCGGCGCTGGAAAACCTGA
- a CDS encoding beta-ketoacyl synthase chain length factor — protein sequence MQSLPAPAPESAAPESQLRFSLNYWCLWQSEPHAAEHCWPGGEVLPSHRGCADVGFLPMMQRRRLSPLARAACAVAWRCRQQDGDMPSVFFSSHGESQYYLEMLTGIADGESLSPSRFSLSVHNAVAGQYSIHGGSFLPYVALAGGTEGMFGAFVEAAGLLLETPKVLVVWYEQPLPKAYSAYLPCSETTWALAMVLSLAGEPSRQLRLTRRSGLDQIETQADSPDLVRAILNGRRNGYSQQNGSIWHWSLNDA from the coding sequence ATGCAATCTTTGCCTGCGCCGGCCCCGGAATCGGCCGCCCCGGAAAGCCAATTGCGTTTCAGCCTGAATTACTGGTGTTTATGGCAATCGGAACCCCATGCCGCCGAGCATTGCTGGCCCGGCGGCGAAGTCTTGCCAAGCCATCGGGGTTGCGCCGACGTCGGATTTTTACCGATGATGCAAAGGCGCAGACTGTCGCCCCTGGCCCGAGCCGCCTGCGCGGTAGCCTGGCGCTGTCGGCAACAAGATGGCGACATGCCGTCGGTATTTTTTTCCAGCCATGGCGAAAGCCAATATTATCTGGAAATGCTGACCGGCATTGCCGACGGCGAAAGCCTTTCGCCCAGCCGCTTCAGCCTGTCGGTACACAATGCGGTCGCCGGCCAATACAGCATCCACGGCGGAAGCTTTCTTCCCTATGTAGCCCTGGCCGGCGGCACGGAAGGCATGTTTGGCGCATTCGTCGAAGCGGCCGGTCTGCTGCTGGAAACGCCCAAAGTCTTGGTGGTCTGGTACGAACAGCCGTTACCCAAGGCTTATAGCGCCTACCTGCCCTGCTCCGAAACCACCTGGGCCTTGGCCATGGTTTTGAGCTTGGCCGGCGAACCCAGCCGGCAACTACGGCTAACCCGGAGATCGGGCCTCGATCAGATTGAAACCCAAGCCGATAGCCCAGATTTGGTTCGGGCCATTCTAAACGGCCGACGCAACGGCTACAGCCAACAGAATGGTTCCATCTGGCACTGGAGTCTGAACGATGCTTGA
- a CDS encoding lysophospholipid acyltransferase family protein: MLERINYFWRLAGTGFSFFLFGAVGVLFWGMLFPLFERFLGKGSLKTRRSRLLMTHIFRLYMNFMRAIGILDYQVRGGERLNSAGRLVIANHPSLLDIVFLISQIHNATCIVKPALAANPFMRIPIRAMGYIYAEDPADLVERCATELREGGSLIIFPEGTRTTPGKPIKFQRGAAAIALQAEAKILPITISCSPTTLTKQEKWYRIPEKKFTLSLDVGEDIGPIMMDKNGNRSLATRRITRQLEQYFIERMAHNEKP; the protein is encoded by the coding sequence ATGCTTGAGCGCATCAACTATTTTTGGCGGCTGGCCGGCACCGGTTTCAGCTTTTTCCTGTTCGGCGCGGTAGGTGTGTTGTTTTGGGGAATGCTGTTCCCGCTATTCGAGCGATTTCTGGGAAAAGGCAGCCTAAAAACACGACGTTCAAGACTGTTGATGACGCACATATTCCGGCTCTATATGAACTTCATGCGCGCCATCGGCATCCTCGACTACCAAGTACGCGGCGGCGAGCGGCTAAATAGCGCGGGCAGGCTAGTGATCGCCAACCATCCTTCATTGTTGGACATCGTGTTTCTGATTTCCCAAATACATAACGCCACCTGCATCGTCAAGCCGGCCCTGGCCGCGAATCCGTTCATGCGCATCCCGATTCGGGCCATGGGCTATATTTACGCCGAGGATCCGGCTGATTTGGTCGAGCGTTGTGCAACAGAATTGCGCGAAGGCGGCTCATTGATCATATTCCCGGAAGGCACTCGCACCACGCCCGGCAAACCAATCAAATTCCAACGCGGCGCGGCGGCGATTGCGCTGCAAGCCGAAGCTAAAATTCTACCGATTACGATAAGCTGTTCGCCGACGACGTTGACCAAGCAGGAAAAATGGTATCGTATCCCCGAAAAGAAGTTTACTTTGAGCCTGGATGTGGGGGAAGATATTGGACCAATTATGATGGACAAAAACGGTAACCGCTCGCTGGCAACCAGGCGCATTACTCGGCAATTGGAACAATATTTCATTGAGCGAATGGCCCACAATGAAAAGCCTTAA
- a CDS encoding acyl carrier protein has product MKTQEEVFATLRQIMSDMFELAPDDIVLSANLSTDLDIDSIDAVDLMVRLRDITGKRINPEDFKNARTIQDVVDTVYRINAD; this is encoded by the coding sequence ATGAAAACCCAAGAAGAAGTATTCGCCACCTTACGCCAAATCATGTCGGACATGTTCGAACTGGCACCCGATGACATCGTGTTGAGCGCCAATCTGAGCACGGATCTGGACATCGACAGCATAGACGCCGTCGATTTGATGGTCAGACTACGCGACATTACCGGCAAACGCATCAATCCGGAAGACTTCAAAAACGCCCGCACCATACAGGACGTGGTCGACACCGTATATAGGATTAACGCGGACTAA
- a CDS encoding ApeI family dehydratase yields the protein MVVFPEILGTNPADKGIILNLRIPENLAYFDGHFDQISVVPGVAQIQWAVHYARLHLGLTLAFSHMESIKFKELLLPGQVLQLELRYLTQSRKLEFCYRSDTSEYSSGRIYFHDDRI from the coding sequence ATGGTTGTGTTTCCCGAGATACTCGGAACCAATCCCGCTGACAAAGGCATTATCCTGAACTTACGGATACCGGAAAACTTGGCCTATTTTGACGGCCATTTCGATCAAATCTCCGTCGTCCCCGGCGTGGCGCAAATCCAGTGGGCGGTGCATTATGCCCGGCTGCATTTGGGATTAACCCTGGCGTTTAGCCATATGGAGTCGATCAAATTCAAAGAACTGTTATTACCGGGACAAGTCTTGCAGCTTGAATTACGTTACCTAACGCAGTCTCGAAAACTGGAGTTTTGTTATCGTTCCGACACCTCGGAATATAGCTCGGGTAGAATCTATTTCCATGATGACCGCATTTAA
- a CDS encoding glycosyltransferase family 2 protein → MMTAFNPCLLIPVYNHEGPLPKIVERLAPHRLPCILVDDGSDAACAATIRELAGQYPEVQSIRLDVNQGKGAAVKTGILAARAQGFSHAVQIDADGQHDPDDLEKFLAAARQHPEAAVIGRPLFDESVPKLRYYARYLTHIWVHINTLSFAIPDSMCGYRVYPIEPSAKLIQRIALEDRMAFDTEILVHLYWQGVPVVSIITRVRYPQDGISHFRGWEDNLRISLTHARLFFGMLPRIPKLLARHFR, encoded by the coding sequence ATGATGACCGCATTTAATCCTTGCCTGCTTATCCCAGTCTACAATCACGAAGGCCCGCTACCCAAAATCGTGGAACGGCTGGCCCCTCATCGATTGCCCTGCATTTTGGTGGATGATGGCAGCGATGCCGCCTGCGCCGCCACCATCCGTGAGTTGGCCGGCCAATATCCCGAGGTGCAAAGTATTAGGCTGGATGTAAACCAGGGGAAGGGCGCGGCGGTCAAGACCGGCATTCTGGCGGCTCGAGCTCAAGGTTTTTCCCATGCCGTGCAAATCGACGCCGATGGCCAGCATGATCCGGATGATCTGGAAAAATTTCTGGCCGCCGCCCGGCAACATCCGGAAGCCGCCGTGATCGGCCGGCCATTATTCGACGAATCGGTTCCCAAACTGCGCTATTACGCCCGCTATCTGACGCATATCTGGGTCCATATCAACACCTTATCCTTTGCTATTCCGGACTCCATGTGCGGCTACCGGGTTTATCCGATCGAACCCAGCGCGAAGTTAATCCAACGCATCGCCCTGGAAGATCGCATGGCCTTCGATACCGAGATACTGGTGCATCTTTACTGGCAAGGCGTGCCCGTCGTTTCAATCATTACCCGCGTCCGTTATCCGCAAGACGGCATTTCGCATTTTCGGGGCTGGGAGGATAATTTGCGCATCAGCCTGACCCATGCCCGCTTGTTCTTTGGCATGCTCCCGCGCATTCCGAAACTGTTGGCGAGGCATTTTCGATGA
- a CDS encoding LpxL/LpxP family acyltransferase, with translation MRPENASATRHWAALEETSLLWGIRILVTVYRLFGRWVFRLFLRPVVSYYFLAGRVAREASRDYLRHLDRFYPELGIGSGCWQNYRHFLSFGETLLDKIVVWTGNIAQDQVDFPNRKLLLDLIEQKRGAMLLTGHIGNFEICKAIANQRGHIHLNILVHTRHAEKFNRLLGGNQGSATINLIQVTELNPAIAIDLQERIERGEFLVMVGDRIPVDGSRTIPADFLGQPAEFPQGPYLLASLLRCPVFTLFCYPVNDRFEIHLQPFADAIRIPRTEPQRRQMLESLARRYAERLENHCRAAPLQWFNFYPYWKPSTDTNDASPDSENVKP, from the coding sequence ATGAGGCCCGAAAACGCTTCCGCCACCCGGCATTGGGCGGCGCTCGAGGAAACCAGTCTGCTCTGGGGTATCCGCATATTGGTGACGGTGTACCGGTTGTTCGGCCGCTGGGTTTTCCGGCTATTCCTGCGCCCGGTCGTCAGTTATTACTTCCTGGCCGGCCGGGTTGCCCGCGAGGCTTCAAGGGATTATTTACGCCATTTGGACCGGTTTTACCCGGAATTGGGTATAGGCAGCGGTTGCTGGCAAAACTATCGCCATTTCCTCAGTTTCGGCGAGACCTTGCTGGACAAAATCGTGGTGTGGACCGGCAACATAGCTCAAGATCAAGTGGATTTTCCCAACCGTAAACTTTTGCTCGATTTGATCGAGCAAAAGCGGGGCGCCATGCTCCTCACGGGCCATATCGGCAATTTTGAAATCTGTAAGGCCATCGCCAACCAGCGCGGCCACATCCATCTGAACATCCTGGTACATACCCGGCATGCCGAGAAATTCAACCGCCTGCTGGGCGGCAACCAAGGCAGTGCCACCATCAATCTGATTCAAGTCACGGAACTGAATCCGGCAATCGCCATCGATTTGCAGGAAAGAATCGAACGCGGAGAATTTCTGGTGATGGTGGGCGACCGGATTCCGGTTGACGGCAGCCGCACGATACCGGCCGACTTTCTCGGCCAGCCGGCCGAATTTCCGCAAGGCCCTTATCTGCTGGCTTCGCTGCTTCGCTGTCCGGTCTTCACCTTGTTTTGTTATCCGGTCAACGATCGCTTTGAAATTCACCTGCAGCCTTTCGCCGATGCTATCCGCATTCCGCGCACCGAACCGCAACGCCGGCAAATGCTTGAAAGCCTGGCCCGGCGTTATGCCGAAAGGCTCGAAAACCATTGCCGGGCTGCCCCGCTGCAATGGTTCAATTTTTATCCGTACTGGAAACCGTCAACCGACACAAATGATGCCAGCCCCGATTCAGAGAATGTGAAGCCATGA
- a CDS encoding acyl-CoA thioesterase, whose protein sequence is MIRAEVELTVPFFDIDMLGIAWHGHYCKYIEVARCAMLDSIDYGYMAMKDTGYVWPIVDMQLRFVRPARFEQRIRVSAELVEWEYRMKIKYQISDAESGEVLAKGHTIQAAVNASSGEMSYASPAVFLEKLGIKPGAA, encoded by the coding sequence ATGATACGCGCCGAAGTTGAATTGACAGTGCCTTTTTTCGACATCGATATGTTGGGCATCGCCTGGCACGGACATTATTGCAAATATATCGAAGTCGCCCGCTGCGCGATGCTGGATTCAATCGATTACGGCTACATGGCGATGAAGGACACCGGCTATGTCTGGCCCATCGTCGATATGCAATTACGATTCGTGCGGCCGGCACGCTTCGAGCAACGCATTCGGGTATCGGCGGAGTTAGTGGAGTGGGAATACCGGATGAAAATCAAATACCAGATAAGCGATGCCGAAAGCGGCGAAGTGCTGGCCAAGGGCCACACCATTCAGGCGGCCGTCAACGCGAGCAGCGGCGAAATGAGCTACGCCTCCCCGGCTGTCTTTCTGGAAAAACTCGGAATCAAACCCGGTGCGGCCTAA
- a CDS encoding sulfite exporter TauE/SafE family protein, whose translation MRPNRNLVFLIPVLVWLGWYLLPDDAPPFWAIAKHWRITLTMAFGSFIAGATSEAGGAVAFPVFTKLLAIPPLHAKLFSLATQSIGMGSAFLTILLLRIRVEWRAVLWVVIGSIPMLPVGFALANQLPTSAVRIVFTVVQGSFALALWWHNRDPERDRNDGLPRFAGLEKATLLGFGMIGGLISGLLGSGLEIIVFSLLVLWFRMCEKAATPTVIVMMVLTSWSGFAMILGSGQFVAPVSEYWLAAIPVVVVGAPLGVYVCSRMSRMLVVKTLIALILLELVSSLVLIRLTPEIAAVAALLFLGFSCVYYGMYRSRRYV comes from the coding sequence GTGCGGCCTAACCGTAATCTGGTGTTCTTGATCCCTGTCCTGGTCTGGCTGGGATGGTATCTGTTGCCGGATGATGCCCCGCCGTTTTGGGCAATCGCCAAGCACTGGCGCATCACCTTGACCATGGCTTTCGGCTCCTTCATCGCCGGCGCCACCAGCGAAGCCGGCGGCGCCGTGGCCTTTCCGGTGTTCACCAAGCTACTGGCCATTCCACCACTCCACGCCAAACTGTTTTCGCTGGCCACCCAGAGCATAGGCATGGGCTCGGCGTTCTTGACCATACTGTTATTGCGTATCCGGGTCGAATGGCGCGCCGTTCTGTGGGTGGTGATTGGCTCGATACCGATGTTGCCGGTGGGATTTGCGCTGGCCAATCAGTTGCCCACCAGCGCGGTGCGTATCGTATTTACCGTAGTCCAAGGCAGTTTTGCGCTAGCCCTATGGTGGCATAATCGGGATCCCGAGCGCGACCGTAACGATGGCCTGCCGCGTTTCGCCGGCCTGGAAAAAGCCACGCTGCTGGGCTTCGGCATGATAGGCGGCCTGATCAGCGGCTTATTGGGTAGCGGGCTGGAAATCATCGTGTTTTCGCTGTTGGTACTGTGGTTCAGAATGTGCGAGAAAGCCGCGACGCCGACCGTGATCGTGATGATGGTGCTGACCTCCTGGTCCGGCTTCGCGATGATACTCGGCAGCGGGCAGTTTGTAGCGCCGGTCAGCGAATACTGGCTGGCCGCCATTCCCGTCGTGGTAGTGGGCGCCCCCTTGGGCGTGTATGTCTGCTCCCGCATGTCCAGAATGCTGGTGGTGAAAACCCTGATCGCATTGATCCTGCTGGAACTGGTTTCGTCGCTGGTGCTAATTCGGTTGACGCCTGAAATCGCCGCCGTTGCGGCTTTGCTGTTCCTGGGATTTTCTTGCGTGTATTATGGGATGTACCGTTCGCGGCGCTATGTTTAG